Within Anolis sagrei isolate rAnoSag1 chromosome 3, rAnoSag1.mat, whole genome shotgun sequence, the genomic segment ccaaagGGAGTGCTTTCTGTGTTCCTacatggcacaatggggttgaaCTGAATAGCCCTTTATTCTATTAACCAATATAAAATGTACATAAGTCTCCCTATAGAAGGCCAATTGTTTGTTGCTGTCATTGTGCTGTTCCCAATATAATGTTTGTTATTGTTTCCCTTTCACTTTAAGATATTTATGTAAGTAGAAATAAAAGTTAGGCTTAGTTTCCAGGACTccctgtgaataccaaaatcagtggaagctcaagtcccattatatataatggtgtagtaataAAATGGAcattaaggtttgcttttgggatttggcTGGTGGTGGTATTGTCAATCTATGGGCAGTGAAACTGGTGAATACAGAAGATTGACTGTATTTACAATGTCAAACATATCATAGGTACTAGCTACTAGAAAGAATGGGATACCATTAAAATATGGTCTCGACACATGGTTTTTGTTTTGACCCATGTCAAAATAGCTTTGGGTTACTATATCTTGGTGTGAGTTGCTAAGAAGCACAAGCTCTCCTACAACAGATGCATAATGATTATAATTGTTCAAGCATGAAGATTCAGACCATACTGCATTGATGTTGATTCTCAGGTATGGTTGGACTGTGACTCTCATATTCAGGAATGATGGATGTAGGACAACAAACTTAGGCTCCACTGGCCTAAATAACACATTTATTAATCATTTGATCTCTAACAGCTCCAACTTCCCAGCAGTTCATACTGCTGAAGACACTTGAGTCTCCAGTGAGACTTCTGATGCCAAAAAACATATCTGCCAGGGTTTGATGTTGGGCAATGGGGTTCACTGGATTAGCACCATTCCTAAGACATTTGTCAGGCCTCTTGAAAGATAAACCGAACAATGCCTGAAATAAGTAACACACTGTTTCCCCACACAGCTTTTTAAGGAAAAACATAGGACTATTGAACAAGATAAAGAAGCCCTGGCTCTTTTGCACTTTTGGCACATTTTGACTGGCCTTTTCTCTGACCCTAACCAGTAAGGGATTGTATGGTGACCAAGATAACAACAAAGTCATATAATCAATAAGATTTGACCACCAGGGCAAAGTTTTTGAGGACAAACAAATTCATCCCCTTCTCTCAAGACTGAACTGATAAGATAGTGAGTAAATATCCCCATTGCCAGGGCAAACACACTGCCTTGGCAACAGAGGACATTCCTGTTTGTCAAGGATACATTCCCAATTCAACATTTTCAATGCCCCTTTACGTCtgtcggagggggggggggacatatgAGCTCTGATTTCAAGATATatgaaaacattcatttaaattaGTTCCTTACAGCTGCCGAGAGACATACCAAAGAAGACCAGGGTATAACTTACCACAGAATTATGGAACAATATCTTCATTGAACAGTGACTATACATTGTTTACAACCATCCTGGCTGGAAGAATGAAATATATACTTCAATAATTTATCAGGCTCAATCTGGAATTTTTTTGCCTGAAAGACAACTACAAGACAACGTAAGGAACGAATTGGATATTTTGGAATATGTggaaaaacataatgaaaaacaaGAGGCTTTGATCTTTTTAGATGAAGAAAAAGTTTTTGATAAACTGAATTGGCCATTTAGGTATTGGAACATATGGATTTTGGAGATAATTTCATAAAATGGATAAAATCTATGCAGATAGCACAAGTGGTTGCAAATGGAAATTTAATGTGCAATCCAGAAGGGAACTAGACAAGGATGCCCACTCTCACCACTTCTATTGATATTGGATTAtatgatattggattatgtgattttaattgttgagaTGTTTTAGcagttggttttaatgtatatgttattTTGTCAATTGTATGTATGACATCGAATTCTGCCTATAtatgtgagccactctgagtccccttcggagtaagaagggtggggtataaatgtggtaaataaataaataaatatttatactaGCCCTCGAAGTACTTTTAAAGGACATACGATGTGAGGAAAGGAATTCTGGAATAAAgatcaaaaaggaaaatgataaATTGTGAGCATTTCCAGATGATTTGGTGATTACTTTAGAAAACCCACTGAATGGAATAGAAGTCTTGATGAGAAAGCTGAATGATTTGGAACTTTAGTGGAATTTAAAATCAATAACCAGAAAACAAAAGTTTTCACTAAAAATATGGATATACAAGAACAGGAAAAATTGTTGGATAtagcagttttaaaaataaaaaggtaatgtaacTCAGTGTCACTTGGACAAAGAAAAAATGTCTACTGTTCCAAAATAATCATGAAACTTTATGGATAGATATTttatggactgcccttggataatgatttaaatcggtgaccattgactatttgttgtctgtttttatattgttttatattgtttatacggttttatattgttttatattgttgttattattacattgctgttagttgtatatgtatgttttgatgtgggcaccacagggtaccactttgttagccgtcctgagtccctctgtggaagctgagaaaggatgggatataaaagccctaaataaataaataaataaatttaaaagattTACAGtggtgttcttcattttaaatattgttttgttcttccgtgggtttttttgcactacaaataagataaatGCAGTGTGTATAGGTATTGGTTCATATTTTTTCCAAGCTATAGTCCAGCCCCCACAACTGTCTGAGAGACCGTGAACTGGCtgtctgcttaaaaagtttgaggacccctaactTAGATTTTAGAttatgttggattgcaactcccggAGTTTGTTTAGATCCTAGAAGGCTACCGGAGTCACATTCTTGCATAAATCTAATAATTCCAAACATAATAGACTCATTGGGCCACTCCCTTTGGTAGTTTTGTAACTATTTTGTCATATCTTATTTTTTTCGGATTTCATGACAAACATTAATAGAGCTTGAACATATTTTCTTATTCAGTTAATTGCCTTTTAATAATTCCATATATTATTCTCTGAAGACATCATCATTACAAGATATACAATCATAAACAATTCCACCTGCTGTGGTACCACTGTTCCCCACATTCATTACATATTACGTAGGTCATCATTTGCTCATCTGGATCTGTGCTTCGTACCCAACCAGGAAGGAAAAGAGCTCCCCTGGCTATCACAGTCACAGTGCAATTAAATTTTTCACAGCGccgacattttattttatttgtaagtGTACCattgatcttctggggaagctGGTGTTCCTGAACAGCTGATTTTGTATACGAAGCCCGAAGCTGCTTTAGTTCATCATGTGCCATTTCCACTGCAGACATACTAGCAAATGTCTGAGGAGtgagaactccaatatgcaggcTATGTTTTAAGTGAGaattttttggatttttcaaGTTGGAAACTTTGCTCCGGATGCAATTTTTGTACTTTTTATCATTGTTAGCATGAAGTGCAAAAATGTGTTGTTCAATTTCTTCAGCTGTTTTGTGGTGCTTTGCAATTTCTTCATTACTTGTTGAGGAATCAGTCAATGCTTCATAAAGAAGTTGTGTGCATTTCGCCCTCACAGCCACAATGGGACTATACTGTTGGCCTGTTTCACTAATAGAATTGGCGTTTCCCAGATCTGGTTCCGTTGTATTATCTTTCTGCACACAACTTCCAGCATTACTTGAAGGGCTTTCTGATGCCAGACTGGGACTGGCAGGACACAATTTTTCCTGCTGGTTCAATTTTCCCAAAGGGTTTATATCTTCAGAGACTACTTGAAGATGATCTGAATCCTCATTTGCATTTTCAGATAACCCCAAATGAAGTTGTACTGATGGACTGCAATGCTTTTTATAAACTGCTTTCCACTTTGAGAGCAAGTGCTTTGCCTTCTTTTTCAGGACCACGGAGGGACAATTCTTGAAGACTCTGAACACAGCTTTGGCCACATCAGTCTCTTGCAAGTCATCTATAGTGATATCAATCGTTTCAAGATATGTAAGATGAATCCCAATATCTTGGTATTTTCTTTCTGACAGTAGCTTCTCTATACAGTCAGCTCTAGATGTGAGGACTTTTGTATTAGACATTTCAAATcctgaaagaaatggaaagaattaTGTTTCTCTGAAGGCACTATACATACATCTCTATATTAATACAGACACAACAAATGTAATCAAATTGAGATCATTTTtctggatgaatagatggattttCAATAAATGTCTCATCCAACATTCAACCAACGTATTGTTGGAATGTCATATGTTTTCTTGATGCTTATTGTCATGTCCTAGGagaaaagataaaggtaaaggtttcccttgatattaagttcagtcatgtctgactctggggggggggggggtgctcatttctatttctaagccgatgaacctgtgttgtccgtagacaaggtcatgtggccagcatgactgcatggagcaccgttatcttcccgcagaagcaggtattgatctactcacatttgcatgtttttgaactgctaggttggtagaaggtgggcctaacagcaggagctcaccctgctccccagattcgaattgctgaacttttggtcaacaagttcagtagctcagcagtttaacctgctatgccaccaGGGGACCTTGTCCTAGtaggaaataattattttaaatgcatAAAACAAAATGAGTAACGTTGCAGCCCTATGTAGAATGACTACGTAAATCGGATAATTTATTACAGTGTAGTTCAAAGTAAAAAGAaatggatgaactataaatcccagcaactacaactctcaaatgacaaaatcaatctactccccccccccaaaaaaaacccccaccagtattcaaatttggatgtatgggGTTTGTGTGCCCAGTGTggcccagtaaatgaaaatacatcaggatatcagatatttacattacgattcataacagtagcaaaactacagttatgaagtagcatcaaaaataattttatggttagggggtcacaacatgaggaactgtattaaggggttgcagcattaggaaggttgagaaacactggattatttatttattttatttatttccaatatttctaccccgtccttctcaacccccgaagggggactcaggacagtttacatttcgcacaatttgatgccattaaatataacaaagcaatataacaacaattaaacaataatagaacattaattaaaacaataaaaacagtattaactgcCGTAtaaccattccagtcaaattccatatccaagcgctatttatgcctgctgtccaaaagcctggtcccagaaccacgacttcaatttcttcctaaaagacaggagggatgaaactgatcttacctcgttgggaagcgagttccacaggtggagaGCTACagccaagaaggtcctgtctctcatccccaccagacatatTTGTGACgctggcaggagcgagagcagggtctccccagatgatcttaaactgcaaggcgggaCGTAGCGGAatatgcattcagacaagtaagctgggccagagttaGCATAATCACATCTACCAAAATAATAACAGGTTACCTGTGGAAAACCTTAATTATCCTTCAATACTTCAATATGACAGAGTTTCTTGAGATCCAAACCATATGAAAGGCTGTTTGTCATATGGAGCCAAGACTGCTGGTACCAAACATAGGGTCTCAAGGGAGGACATAATAGGAAGCACTACTGAGTCCCCAAAGGCACTATTAACAGCTGGAGGATAGTAGTTTTAATACCTTGctttattacttttgttgcttTGTTTTTGGAGGGGAGGCCCAGGGCCTGGATTTGTCTGCACAACTTGCTATTTCTGTAACATCTCGAAACAAGCAAAATGTAGGCCTGTAACTCTAACATCTGTCTTTACATAATCTTATTAATCCATCTATTGTTGAGCCAGAGTGGTTCAAAAGTTAGCACATCATGATTTTTGCACTTTCTGGCTGACCTAATAAAAGTGGATCTGGGATTTTGTTTCATGGTCAATAAGGCTACTCCACATATAGAATCACAAAACTGGAAGAGGCCACAACAGATGGGAACACGAGGATTTTACTCATCTCTTATAAACAAGGATATGTATAATTATTCGAAATATGATCCCAAAGTCACTTTTCCCCGAAAGGTATGATTAAATCCCTCCTCATCTGCTCACCTTATCCTTCCTAAGGAGGCCTTTCAGCTCACCCTCCGTGGCCCCGCCCCTCTCCTGCTCGGGCTCCTACCACGCATGCGTGAGTTGGAAAGAACCTTTGCGGTTCGTTGGGCAATCTGAGCATGCGCGGCGTGGGCTGTGTCTTTGCGCAGCCGCTGTTGCTGAGGGCTATCAATTGCGTCAGAGCAATTGTACTGATATCTCTTAGAATATCTGATATCTCTTTTGACTTGGAAATAAAAAGCCCTTGAAACCTTGGTGTGAGTttatctacatcagtgtttctcaaccatcctaatgccgccactccttaatgcagttcctcatgttgtgacccccaaccataaaattaatgttgttgctacttcataactgtcattttacaaacttgtgaattgtaatgtaaatatctgatatgctgcgTGTaatttcactcactggaccaaatttggcccaaatacccgatatgcccaaatttgggattgggggaggattgatttttgtcatttgggatttgtagttgctgggagatatagttcacctacaatcaaactccaccaatgctggagtcgaaccaaacttggcacacagaactcccatgacccacagaaaatgctgggaagcgagttccacaggtggagaGCTACagccaagaaggtcctgtctctcatccccaccaggcatatttgtgacgctggtgggagcgagagcagggagAGCAGGGTGGGctttgaccttcagtttgggagttgtagttctcctacatccagagagagcactgtggactcaaacaacgatggatctggaccaaacttggcacaaatactcaacatacccaaatgtgaacaccagtagagtatggggaaaatagaccttgacatttgggaattgtagttgctgagatttatagttcacctacaatcaacaagcattctgaactctaccaatgatggaattgaaccaaacttggcacacagaacccacagaaaatactggaagggtttggtggcctttatccttgagtttgggagttgtaactcgcctacatccagagagcactgtgaactcaaacaatgatagatctggaccaaacttggcacacatgctcaacatacccaaatgtgaacactggtagagtttggggaaaatagaccttgacatctaggagttgttgctgagatttatagttcacctacaatcagagagcattctgaaccccaccaattggtccaaacttcccacacagagcccccatgaccaacagaaaatactgttttctgatggtctttggcgacccctctgacacctcctcatgacctcTTCTGATAAACACTTATCTACAGTGTACAAACAATGTGGCCTGAAACCACTTTAACCGCT encodes:
- the TCEANC gene encoding transcription elongation factor A N-terminal and central domain-containing protein isoform X3 — encoded protein: MSNTKVLTSRADCIEKLLSERKYQDIGIHLTYLETIDITIDDLQETDVAKAVFRVFKNCPSVVLKKKAKHLLSKWKAVYKKHCSPSVQLHLGLSENANEDSDHLQVVSEDINPLGKLNQQEKLCPASPSLASESPSSNAGSCVQKDNTTEPDLGNANSISETGQQYSPIVAVRAKCTQLLYEALTDSSTSNEEIAKHHKTAEEIEQHIFALHANNDKKYKNCIRSKVSNLKNPKNSHLKHSLHIGVLTPQTFASMSAVEMAHDELKQLRASYTKSAVQEHQLPQKINGTLTNKIKCRRCEKFNCTVTVIARGALFLPGWVRSTDPDEQMMTYVICNECGEQWYHSRWNCL
- the TCEANC gene encoding transcription elongation factor A N-terminal and central domain-containing protein isoform X2, with protein sequence MSGGDERQDLLGCSSPPVELASQRGFEMSNTKVLTSRADCIEKLLSERKYQDIGIHLTYLETIDITIDDLQETDVAKAVFRVFKNCPSVVLKKKAKHLLSKWKAVYKKHCSPSVQLHLGLSENANEDSDHLQVVSEDINPLGKLNQQEKLCPASPSLASESPSSNAGSCVQKDNTTEPDLGNANSISETGQQYSPIVAVRAKCTQLLYEALTDSSTSNEEIAKHHKTAEEIEQHIFALHANNDKKYKNCIRSKVSNLKNPKNSHLKHSLHIGVLTPQTFASMSAVEMAHDELKQLRASYTKSAVQEHQLPQKINGTLTNKIKCRRCEKFNCTVTVIARGALFLPGWVRSTDPDEQMMTYVICNECGEQWYHSRWNCL
- the TCEANC gene encoding transcription elongation factor A N-terminal and central domain-containing protein isoform X1 produces the protein MHIPLRPALQFKIIWGDPALAPASVTNMSGGDERQDLLGCSSPPVELASQRGFEMSNTKVLTSRADCIEKLLSERKYQDIGIHLTYLETIDITIDDLQETDVAKAVFRVFKNCPSVVLKKKAKHLLSKWKAVYKKHCSPSVQLHLGLSENANEDSDHLQVVSEDINPLGKLNQQEKLCPASPSLASESPSSNAGSCVQKDNTTEPDLGNANSISETGQQYSPIVAVRAKCTQLLYEALTDSSTSNEEIAKHHKTAEEIEQHIFALHANNDKKYKNCIRSKVSNLKNPKNSHLKHSLHIGVLTPQTFASMSAVEMAHDELKQLRASYTKSAVQEHQLPQKINGTLTNKIKCRRCEKFNCTVTVIARGALFLPGWVRSTDPDEQMMTYVICNECGEQWYHSRWNCL